The nucleotide window AATCATTTTTTCTCGAACACCCGCCTGTATAGCTTTAGATGCTTTTGCACCAAAACGATCGACAAAGCCTTGTAATTTCTCACGTTTTTTTTCGTAAGTTGTACTTTGTGCAAGCTTTTGAGTCTCTTCTTCTTTCTTTTTTTCTACGCAGCTATCAAAATTTCCTTTGTAAATTCGGATAGTGCCATAGTCTACATCTGCAATGTGTGTGCAAACGCTATTTAAAAAGTCTTTGTCGTGAGAACTTACGATAAGAACACCTTCATAGATCTGTAAATATCCTTCCAACCACTTAATAGAAAATAGGTCCAAATGATTTGTAGGTTCATCTAAAAGTAAAATTTCTGGCTTGCTAAACAAAACTTTTGCAAGAAGCACTCGCAATTTATACCCGCCAGAAAGTGTATGTAGGGGGTGTAAATGTTGATTTTCAGGAAGTCCAAGACCCTCTAATAATTTTGCAGCAACGCTTTGAGCTATATATCCACCCTCTTTTTCAATGGTGTCTTCTAGCTTAGAGAGCAAGAGACTCTCTTTTTCCGCAAATTCTTTGCATTGCAAAAGCTCTTCTTTTCGTACAAGCGCATCCCATAGTGCATGATTACCCATCAGCACTGTGTTGAGTATGCTTTCCTTGTCGTATAAGAAGTGATCTTGTTCTAGTGTTCCTACCTTGCTTTTATTGGGTATGAGCACATCTCCAACAGTTGGCATTAAGCTGCTTGCTAAAATCTTTAAAAAGCTTGTCTTTCCACAACCATTTGCCCCTATCAGGCCATAACGATTATGCGATAAAAACTGCACAGAAAGATCTTTAAACAGCCACTTGTCCCCAAAACGAAGTGACAAGTTTTGTACTGCAAGCATACTTTACCACATTCCAATTGCTTTCCACCAAAGTGCGCCAATTCCAAGCCAGATAATGATGTTGACGACACTTATGATAAATCCAACCTTCCACCATGTACTGATAGGTACATACCCAGAGCCAAATAATATAGGAGCAGGACCGCATCCATAATGCGTAAGGCCACCATAAAGGTTGCTAAAAAATCCAAGCACAAGGGCTGCAACAAGGGGTGGTGCTCCAAGTGCAATCGACACAACTAAAAAGGCTGCATACATGGCTCCTATATGAGCTACGTTACTTGCAAAAAAGTAGTGTGAATAATAGTAAAGGATACTCAAGACACTAAATGCAATGATCCAGCTAAAACCACTAATATTGCTAACTACAAATTGACTAAACCATGTTGTCAGACCAAATTTATTTAAAAATCCTGCCATCATTAAAAGCGTTGCAAACCAGATCAATGTATCCCAAGCACTCTCTTCTTTAAGAACATCTTTCCACTGTAATACATTTGTTACAAGCAAGATACAAATACCAAGTAGCGCTGTTACTGACGCCTTCATATCTATTTCTGCGCCAAATATCCACAAACAAAGCAGCAATAAGAATGTGCCAAGCATCACCCATTCATTCTTTTTAATCTTACCCATCTCTTTGAGCTTATCTTCTGCAAAACCCCTAGCATGAGGAGTCTCTTTAATGATAGGTGGAGATATTTTATAAATAACGTAAGGGACTATAATAAGGGAAAGAATGCCTGGAACAATGGCTGCAAGTGCCCAGTTACCCCAGGTAATATTGATGCCAGAGGTTCCTGCAATTTCAGCAATGAGAGGGTTTCCTGCCATGGCAGTTAAAAACATAGCACTTGTGATGCATGTTGCTTGAAATGCTGTTAGCGTTAAAAAAGTTCCAAGCTTTGCAGCAGTTCCATTGTGAGGATCACTACCAAAAGCTCTTGAAAGAGACAATAAAATAGGATAGATGATACCACCTGCTCTTGCAGTTATACTTGGAACAGCAGGGGCTAAAATTAACTCCGTTAAACACAGACCATAACTTAAACCGAGTGTTTTCTTACCAAAGTATTTCATGAAAATGTAGGCAATACGAGAGCCAAGCCCCGTGATGATAAATCCTCTAGCAATAAAAAATGCTAAAACAACAAGCCATACAACATCTGAGCTATATCCGCTAAACGCCTCTGTAAATGTCAATGTATTCGTCAATAGAGTAGCCAAAAGTCCCATAAGAGCAATTGCTCCCATTGGAAATGGCTTTGTAACGATACAGCAAATTGTGGCAACAAAAATTGCAAATAGATGCCAAGCTTTTTGATCTACTCCCTCTGGAGGGGTTATAAACCAAAGAGCCACACCAAAAATAATTCCTATAATAAAATTGATCCACTTCACAAATTTCTAAGCTCCTAGAAGAAATAATTTTTTCAAGAGTGAGGAATATAAACCGTTTTGCCATTAATATACACAAACAAGTTCAAGAATTGGTTTTTGACAACGCGAAAGCTTTCGCGGTTCAACGATCATAATCAACTCCATATGCTAATATTGAGTTGATTATGATCGTTGAGCCTCGGGGCTTTGGCGAGAGTCAAAAAACAATTCTTGAACTTGTTTGTGTATACACAAATAAACTCATTTCTTGTTTTTCTTATATCAGTTATACTCAGCCCAATCATTATGCCACTTGCTGACCTTTTACGCCCTCAAATCCTAGATGAACTTGTTGGACAAGAGCACCTTCTTCAAGAAGGCGGCTGGATCTACCATACAATTAAACA belongs to Chlamydiales bacterium and includes:
- a CDS encoding anion permease, translated to MKWINFIIGIIFGVALWFITPPEGVDQKAWHLFAIFVATICCIVTKPFPMGAIALMGLLATLLTNTLTFTEAFSGYSSDVVWLVVLAFFIARGFIITGLGSRIAYIFMKYFGKKTLGLSYGLCLTELILAPAVPSITARAGGIIYPILLSLSRAFGSDPHNGTAAKLGTFLTLTAFQATCITSAMFLTAMAGNPLIAEIAGTSGINITWGNWALAAIVPGILSLIIVPYVIYKISPPIIKETPHARGFAEDKLKEMGKIKKNEWVMLGTFLLLLCLWIFGAEIDMKASVTALLGICILLVTNVLQWKDVLKEESAWDTLIWFATLLMMAGFLNKFGLTTWFSQFVVSNISGFSWIIAFSVLSILYYYSHYFFASNVAHIGAMYAAFLVVSIALGAPPLVAALVLGFFSNLYGGLTHYGCGPAPILFGSGYVPISTWWKVGFIISVVNIIIWLGIGALWWKAIGMW